The Halosimplex litoreum genome has a window encoding:
- a CDS encoding cytochrome oxidase, whose translation MYESEVAQAETESVDHDAFDPVGTAALLAVYFLVVTLTWLFMYFVEFLGNGPTVVG comes from the coding sequence ATGTACGAGTCCGAGGTGGCACAAGCCGAGACCGAATCGGTCGACCACGACGCGTTCGACCCCGTTGGGACGGCGGCGCTGTTGGCCGTCTACTTCCTGGTCGTCACGCTGACCTGGCTGTTCATGTACTTCGTGGAGTTCCTCGGCAACGGACCGACGGTGGTGGGCTGA
- a CDS encoding cytochrome c oxidase subunit II has translation MHVHRFERIWLVAALGMIVLFVGTVTYGAAVAGYGMVDAEGGQVDSTDPAASESFRDPGVYEGSEPDHYDVYVETRRFAFVPGTGEPIRVPAGSTVTFHVASVDVLHGFEVAGTNINTMAIPGQKATVTAEFDEPREYGLVCNEYCGEGHHDMAGTLEVVPQSEFDASTEVQ, from the coding sequence ATGCACGTCCACAGGTTCGAGCGGATCTGGCTGGTCGCCGCACTCGGCATGATCGTCCTGTTCGTCGGGACGGTCACCTACGGGGCCGCCGTCGCGGGCTACGGGATGGTCGACGCCGAGGGCGGTCAGGTCGACTCGACGGATCCGGCCGCGAGCGAGAGCTTCCGCGACCCCGGCGTCTACGAGGGGAGCGAACCCGACCACTACGACGTCTACGTGGAGACGCGGCGGTTCGCGTTCGTCCCCGGCACCGGCGAGCCGATCCGCGTCCCGGCCGGTAGCACCGTGACGTTCCACGTGGCTAGCGTCGACGTGCTCCACGGCTTCGAGGTCGCGGGCACGAACATCAACACGATGGCGATCCCAGGCCAGAAGGCCACCGTCACCGCCGAGTTCGACGAGCCACGTGAGTACGGGCTCGTCTGTAACGAGTACTGCGGCGAGGGCCACCACGACATGGCCGGGACGCTCGAAGTGGTCCCCCAGTCCGAGTTCGACGCGAGCACGGAGGTGCAGTGA
- a CDS encoding sulfurtransferase, protein MTGRTTRPERSDALVSPEWVDERLPAARSDDPSLRLVEVDLNTGFYDEGHLPGAVGLDWRSDLRHDRRRDVPSARAFADLLGDIGITEETTVVAYGDNANWFAAHFYWLLTYYGHDDAYLLDGGREHWVESDRPTTTEVPSFDSRAYRAAGPYEHVRAYRDDVARAVDDRTALVDVRLPEEFDGTVVAPPGMDEFAQRGGHVPGAVNVVWSENVAPDGRFKSRAELEAIYRDRGVTPDRSVVVYCRIGERSSLTWFVLSELLGYPSVRNYDGSWTEWGNLVDAPIETGRPGSGERDG, encoded by the coding sequence ATGACCGGACGCACGACACGACCAGAGCGGTCGGACGCGCTCGTCTCCCCCGAGTGGGTCGACGAGCGGCTGCCCGCGGCCCGCTCGGACGACCCGTCGTTGCGACTCGTCGAGGTGGACCTGAACACCGGGTTCTACGACGAGGGCCACCTCCCGGGGGCGGTCGGGCTCGACTGGCGGTCGGACTTGCGACACGACCGACGTCGGGACGTCCCGTCGGCGCGAGCGTTCGCGGACCTCCTCGGCGACATCGGCATCACCGAGGAGACGACGGTCGTCGCCTACGGCGACAACGCAAACTGGTTCGCCGCGCACTTCTACTGGCTGTTGACCTACTACGGCCACGACGACGCGTACCTGCTCGACGGGGGGCGCGAACACTGGGTCGAGTCGGACCGGCCGACTACGACCGAGGTCCCGTCGTTCGACTCGCGCGCGTACCGGGCGGCCGGTCCGTACGAGCACGTCCGCGCGTACCGCGACGACGTGGCGCGGGCGGTCGACGACCGGACGGCGCTGGTCGACGTGCGGCTGCCCGAGGAGTTCGACGGGACCGTCGTCGCACCGCCCGGGATGGACGAGTTCGCCCAGCGCGGCGGGCACGTCCCCGGCGCGGTCAACGTCGTCTGGTCGGAGAACGTCGCGCCCGACGGTCGGTTCAAATCCCGAGCCGAACTCGAGGCGATCTACCGCGACCGCGGCGTCACGCCCGACCGGAGCGTCGTCGTCTACTGCCGCATCGGCGAGCGCTCGTCGCTGACGTGGTTCGTCCTCTCGGAGTTGCTCGGGTACCCGTCGGTCCGCAACTACGACGGCTCGTGGACCGAGTGGGGCAATCTGGTCGACGCTCCCATCGAGACCGGCCGGCCCGGCTCGGGTGAGCGGGACGGTTAG